TCCACTTGCAATCTCTCTGAGCAGGCCTGCACAAGCTTAGCTGAGGTCCCAAGAACTTTACAGCAAGGATGCAGTCTTCATCGTCTGGGGAAGAAGAGGACATTGCTATGTTGGTTACGATTTGGGTTTGGCAATGAGGCAGAGTTACAAGTGGAGGCAGGGGAATGCGTTTTGGGTCAGTATTCGATGCATAGGGATCGAAGTCATCTTGAAGACACACGATCCCATTTTTCAGAGTCGCTACCCAGCCGTGGGATGCTCCTATGGTTCCGATCCCCTTTACTAACTCCATAGGCACCTTCTTTTGTGTGCAGTCGATCACTTTATCAACATAGCTGTAGATAGCTAGATGTCCAACGTCACCATCTCTTAGAGTAGTTCCACAAGGTATTACTTTGATGATGCAATTAGAGAAGTATCGAGAAGAAGCGGTGAGGTGGCCTACTCGGAGAGATAGCTTGAGCCGCCTGAGAAGATGAGAcatggctgctgctgctgcttctttTTTTACTCCATAcgttaaattaaatatataaacccTTGGCCTCCAAGTCTGATTTTCCTATTATTACTCTTAATCATAACATATTGATTGAATCATATTTTTTAGGGAAAGAACGTAAATCAATTAATTACATTCTATTTCCTCCAAATCAAACGAAATCAGTAAACATGGAAGCGTTCTCTTCTGAGGAGAAAGAATCGAGAAAACTACATACCATATAATCTGTGGGGGGTATAAGTTCTAATAGCtttggttttattattgtttttaaaactaAGAGTCTTGCTGAGTCTACTCTGTTGTCTGCTCGATAGAACGTAGCTCCCAGTTTCCTTCTCCATCGATCAGCCTTAGCTCCAAGGAGTGGAACGGGATCAAAGCCGGACGCTGACGATTGTGAGAAACGAGTAATGAGATTATGGTCATGTGGTTTCATGGTAATGAATGAAGGGGGGTAAAAACTTACTTGGGATGAGGTTATGAAAGTAACTCCCATGTCTTTTGCAACCCTGTAGAGCTGTTCCTCAACATCAACACTCGTTGCACTGCAAAACCCAAAAGAGCAATGATATAAGTGGAAAAAAGATAGATTGCAAACTTCATTAGTAGAAGAAGACTCTGATCATTTTACTTGGTGCATTCATCAAGGATTCCAAACTTCGGTCTGTGAAAGAATAAACGTGCCTACAATACAAAAACTCAGATTATTCACCGTGAGCCATAAAACTATATGTATTGCGGtaaaacctcaaaaaaaaaagctgtaaATGTCTGTTTGTGTCTACAAGAGATTTTACCATGCCTAGCCTCTGTTGCTCTCCAAGAGATAGTATGTCTTCCCAGTTGGTAGTAGCATCCCAACCACTTTCATCTCTTTCCAAGAGATAAACTAACCGAACATTCTCCAGGATGGTTTTCAAATGAACGTCCAGAATGCTTCCAGCTTCAGCTGAGCTATCTCCTGTTACTTAACAGCATTAAATCATGAGAAATGGGAAGATCATCAAATAACTTATACTTCTAGTAGTAAGAGATAAGTGTCTCTACAGATCAGTTATTACTTGTGTAGCGGAGAGTATTCATTTGAGAATCAAACTGATCTTTTGGACTTACCATTGGTGTACAACTTTGCTGCCCttttctctgcttcttctttagATAGAGGGTATATAATCTGATCTCTCAGCGTCCCTAAACATGTATAAGGTCGCTGAGGGACAAAAAATATGCCATTCCCTGACCCAAGCTCTTTGATATCCAATGATGGTTTGAAAAGTCTTCCACATACAGTGGGCCATATATCTCTAAGGACTCTAAATACGGAAGTCTTTCCACTACCGTTTGGACCTGAGATTTTTTTGCTAGTGTTAGCTCTGGGACTCATGCAATAAGTTCAATGATAAAAGACTAATTCACTAACCTGTGACGAGTAGGCTTTTCCCCGAAACTATTTCGCATGACAACTTGCTAGCCATCAATTTCTGAGCAGGGGTAATGATATCCACCTCTGAAAAGGAAATTCGATCTTGAGAATCCAAACGGCTTCTGTGATTATCTGAGGTAACACCTGGAAACAGTAGCACAAAACGAATATGATCAACGCACGTTCTCTTTAGCATATGTCCATGCCTCTAATAATAAGAAgtgtgaaatatatatatatatatatatgctcttAGTACCTGACTGAGAAGCATCCAAAAACTCATCCAGCTCAAAAATTCTGTTAATACCACCGGAGAGCTCAAGGAACTTCTTGTGTAGTTCAAGAATATCACCAAACGCCATAAAGCTTTGAGAGACAACGGAAGCTAGATACCGCAATGCATGTGCCAATTCACCTGGTATCAAAGACATCATGCAAGAAAGCGTTATATAGAGAGAATTTTGCAAAATTAATTGGCTCGCGTTGAAAAGAATGACGGATCTTCACCTTGAGTGGAGACAAGTGCTCTGTCTCCCTTGTGTTCTAGGGCATACAACAAACTCAATCCCCAAGTCACATTATTGGGAAGCTGCTTTGTCACGAAATCATCAAGTATGCCATACACCCATTTCTTCTTCAGGAGCATGAGAGAGTGGTCCAGTAGTGCCCTGAATTTTGTGTCAACCATCTGCTCcatgaaacaaacaaacataagGGCAGATTCACCTATAAGACGTGTTAAAGCTCTACGCATTTAGCATGAAAAGGCCATCATCACATAAAAACTGAGAATCACTATTGGCTTTCACTTCTCGTAGCTGTGCATCACAAGTAGATAGAGACCAAAATCCAACGATTATAGCTTCGGAAGTGACGACACTTACAGCTTTTTCTCGAGCTCCACCTCCAAAGAATGCAATGGATTCAGCATGCGTGTTCAGCCTCTCGTGCATAAACCTACATTACCAGGAAGAAGTTGGTCCAGCTAGACGCTATAACGCAATCATCTGCAAAGTGGAAGAAACGTAATTAAAAACTTACCTAAACTTCCCCTCGAGTTGCTGTTCTTCACCAGCTAGATCACCAAAATCTGGAGCAACACGTCTCAGAAAACCCAGACCAAGTAACATATACGTGTAAAGTATGGCAACTCCTCTCTGTCCAGTCAATAGCTTCATCCTCCAGGTAAACCttcaattcaatttttttttggcgttatttatatttcaaaccAATTAACAAGCATGAAACAAATATCAGGAAAACAATCCAACAAAATGTACTTACCAAAGAATGTCAACCGATGGCTTTACCATTCCAGTAAGAAGTCCAGACAAGTCATGGGTTAATTTTTCCAGGTCACGAGTGAGTCTTTGGTCCGCATCAATACTATTGCCTGACATGTGGAAGACCTGAAAAGAAGATATGAATCCAATGAGATCTTTAGTGTCTCTAAATTTGCAACATCAAAGAACAATAAACAGCCTCTATGAATCATAGAACAGCCACAAATGGATATCCATTTCAGGTTGGTAATCTCAGTATAATTCTTACATGTGTAAGGAACTTTCTTTTAGCCTTAAAGTCAAGTTGAACTGGATAACTCAAGTTCATAGTCATAATTCAGAAATGCATAAAACATGTTAGCATAGTATCTTTGAACGTTATAGATTTGAACTGACCTTGTAAAACGCATTATTTCTCAAGTAATTCCGTAGCAGATGTTGAGTCAAGCGAATCCTCCAACCTAGAGCTAGCCTTTGCGTTAGATGCCTGAAGAACGTGTAACAAAAAAAGGTTAGGTGAAACCACATAAGTAAGAGGTGCCTTAACTGTAActaataatcaaacaaaaactaACTTCATAAAACAAAAACGCAAGAGAAAATCACAATGAGGTTATAAACATgcataaaaaggaaacattacTTTAATGAAGGAGCAATGACAGAAGATGCACCACTTTGGAGAACACTCAAACCAATCAAACGAACAAAGGCTGCCTTATCTTGCTCCAAGACATATTTAACAGTGGTCCCTGAAAGATCATAAGCGGTCGTTAGAAAAAGGAGCCCTATCAATAAAACTAATCAGGTAAAAGATCGGAGTATCTTTACCATTCAACGATGCTATTCGGTCAGAGATCAGTGTTCTTGAGACGACAAGGCAAGCAACCAAAAGAAGTTGTGC
This window of the Raphanus sativus cultivar WK10039 unplaced genomic scaffold, ASM80110v3 Scaffold0899, whole genome shotgun sequence genome carries:
- the LOC130503272 gene encoding uncharacterized protein LOC130503272, whose protein sequence is MSHLLRRLKLSLRVGHLTASSRYFSNCIIKVIPCGTTLRDGDVGHLAIYSYVDKVIDCTQKKVPMELVKGIGTIGASHGWVATLKNGIVCLQDDFDPYASNTDPKRIPLPPLVTLPHCQTQIVTNIAMSSSSPDDEDCILAVKFLGPQLSLCRPAQRDCKWSNIRISDPSFFSSHVMYSKRNGMFSMPAAGGNYTASCDLGRHVNEPKIQMLSYPEERVFEDLNLSTGEFFDKEFLRKIDWKFTDWSCRMEHYLMESSSHTSETFLVKWSKDINPLDGKTELDKFLVLRIDEEGNAVYTKDFG